The Littorina saxatilis isolate snail1 linkage group LG13, US_GU_Lsax_2.0, whole genome shotgun sequence genome contains a region encoding:
- the LOC138983879 gene encoding cytochrome P450 1A1-like, with translation MSDILSSIQSACSKALETTKELSAELPGSKTTQALVVGAAVGTAVYFFFLKTRYRLPPGPFALPILGNILDVADKKEPFYMKLKRWADEKYGPVILIYLGPFRCVTLNRLDVVTEAYIERGVDFTGRPQFHSMSVFSEGYNDILFASPNAAWKLQRKIATKALRHYMKGQHLEKVVHHVVTMVTDKMLAEADAFDPSRYIGVLMFHIIETICFGKMKDYDDPEILRLIWLLDVINEDLGLGFWEDALPLLKYFPTEKFRKFEKRMQEFLDYNYDRIDEHRKTFSENNIRDITDSILLAQKEAEREESAEVMAMFTNTHVGQLVGNIFGGGVDTSRHTLQWCLGYMAGYPQEQALVQAEIDEVTGAHLPGETDRAKLVYTEATLYEAMRIASVVPLGLPRETLSDTSVGGYDIPKGTMVLVNQWALLNDPEQWENPEEFNPKRFIDEAGKLRSKLPSWLPFSTGRRACVGEFVAKPQLLMIFACIMKRCKISLPPGVVFDPNPKVASFLSHIPKPFQIVVTSR, from the exons ATGTCTGACATTCTGTCCTCCATACAAAGTGCCTGCAGCAAGGCGCTAGAGACAACAAAAGAGCTGAGTGCCGAGCTTCCGGGATCGAAAACTACACAAGCCTTGGTTGTTGGTGCGGCCGTGGGTACTGCTGTgtatttctttttcttgaagACACGCTATCGACTGCCGCCTGGACCTTTCGCCCTACCTATCCTCGGTAACATATTGGATGTAGCCGACAAGAAAGAGCCATTCTATATGAAACTGAAACGCTGGGCTGACGAGAAGTACGGACCCGTGATCCTGATTTATTTGGGCCCCTTTAGGTGTGTCACTCTCAACCGACTGGATGTCGTCACAGAAGCGTACATCGAGAGAGGCGTAGATTTTACAGGGCGACCCCAGTTTCACAGCATGTCAGTATTTTCTGAAGGCTACAATGATATTCTTTTTGCCAGTCCGAACGCAGCGTGGAAATTGCAGCGCAAGATCGCCACCAAGGCTCTGCGACACTACATGAAAGGTCAACACCTGGAGAAAGTCGTCCATCATGTCGTTACTATGGTGACAGACAAGATGTTGGCGGAGGCCGATGCCTTTGACCCGAGTCGCTACATCGGCGTCCTCATGTTCCACATCATTGAAACTATCTGTTTTGGTAAGATGAAGGATTATGACGACCCTGAGATCCTTCGACTGATTTGGTTGTTGGATGTCATCAATGAAGATCTTGGTCTTGGATTTTGGGAGGACGCATTGCCACTCCTGAAGTATTTTCCAACTGAAAAGTTTCggaagtttgaaaaaagaatgcAAGAATTTCTGGATTACAACTATGATAGAATTGACGAACACAGGAAGACATTTTCGGAAAACAACATTCGTGACATCACAGACAGCATTTTGTTGGCTCAAAAGGAGGCTGAGCGAGAGGAGAGTGCAGAGGTCATGGCCATGTTCACGAACACACACGTAGGGCAATTAGTCGGCAACATCTTTGGAGGAGGAGTCGACACTTCACGACACACATTGCAGTGGTGTCTTGGTTACATGGCAGGGTATCCACAG GAACAGGCACTTGTTCAGGCTGAAATTGACGAAGTGACAGGAGCGCATTTGCCAGGCGAAACTGACCGCGCCAAACTGGTGTACACTGAAGCCACGCTGTACGAGGCCATGCGCATAGCAAGTGTTGTGCCCTTGGGACTTCCACGGGAAACCCTGTCTGACACATCAGTTGGTGGCTATGATATTCCCAAAG GCACCATGGTACTGGTCAACCAGTGGGCATTGCTGAACGACCCTGAGCAGTGGGAAAACCCTGAAGAGTTCAACCCCAAGCGTTTCATTGACGAAGCTGGCAAGCTGAGATCCAAGCTGCCAAGTTGGCTCCCGTTCTCTACAGGTCGTCGAGCGTGTGTGGGAGAATTTGTTGCCAAGCCCCAGTTGCTGATGATCTTTGCCTGTATCATGAAGAGATGCAAGATTTCACTGCCGCCCGGTGTGGTCTTTGATCCAAACCCAAAGGTTGCAAGTTTTCTATCTCACATACCCAAGCCATTCCAGATTGTCGTCACAAGTCGTTGA
- the LOC138983892 gene encoding lys-63-specific deubiquitinase BRCC36-like — MLKDVLSSLDKSFSNLPTKMPASCVQLESDAYLVCLTHALSTEREEVMGLLIGEVDVNRVVHISAVIVLRRSDKQPDRVEISPEQLSDASTKAERLAQELKRPMRVIGWYHSHPHITVWPSHVDVRTQAMYQMMDDNFVGLIFSVFNEDKNTKQSRIQVTCFQAVQGGYGGSEHERYEVPLKITPSSAIGWECLEALVELPGILKQEEEEAYQNASVSVPEEDLISRIHNSAVYTKSLCHVMEVLSGPLMTMLENRLEINRIRHQHLLRQKQQLQKRLTETT; from the exons atgttgaAAGATGTGCTAAGTTCTTTAGATAAAAGCTTCAGTAACTTACCAACAAAGATGCCAGCCTCATGTGTTCAGCTGGAATCAGACGCATATCTAGTGTGTTTGACCCACGCCTTgtctacagagagagaggaggtcaTGGGTCTACTTATTGGAGAG GTAGATGTCAACAGAGTGGTGCACATTTCTGCAGTGATCGTCTTGCGTCGGTCAGACAAGCAGCCGGATAGAGTAGAAATCTCCCCGGAGCAGTTATCAGATGCTTCTACCAAGGCAGAG AGATTAGCGCAAGAGCTAAAGCGTCCGATGCGAGTGATTGGCTGGTACCACTCCCACCCTCACATCACAGTCTGGCCGTCCCACGTCG ATGTACGCACTCAAGCAATGTACCAGATGATGGATGATAACTTTGTGGGGCTGATTTTCTCTGTGTTCAATGAAGACAAAAACACAAAG CAAAGTCGTATTCAGGTGACTTGCTTCCAGGCTGTGCAGGGAGGATATGGAGGTTCAGA GCATGAGCGGTACGAGGTTCCCCTGAAGATCACACCAAGCTCAGCGATTGGCTGGGAATGTCTGGAGGCATTGGTGGAGCTGCCAGGGATCCTCAaacaggaagaggaagaagcgtacCAGAATGCATCAGTGTCGGTGCCGGAGGAGGATCTGATCTCTCGGATACACAACAGTGCAG TGTACACCAAGTCTCTGTGTCACGTGATGGAGGTATTGAGCGGCCCTCTAATGACCATGCTGGAGAACCGACTGGAGATCAACCGCATTCGGCACCAGCATCTGCTGAGGCAGAAACAGCAGCTACAGAAAAGACTGACTGAGACCACGTGA
- the LOC138983880 gene encoding uncharacterized protein, with protein MATHSIYSSEEEEEYDGPRLSQAIVLPTSLNNGRKTRKEGHKTLLVTEPACRIGNTDWCQCGHCCRMPTSVECVCCHDVRQIKQKVEGLEEQVGCITAHPGFRTVCLDIYCLETA; from the exons ATGGCCACTCACAGTATTTACAGCagcgaggaagaggaggagtacGACGGACCACGTTTGAGCCAGGCTATCGTTCTTCCTACCAGTTTGAACAACGGAAGAAAGACGAGGAAAGAAGGCCACAAGACGCTGCTCGTAACAGAGCCAGCATGCAGAATCGGCAACACTGACTG GTGTCAGTGCGGACATTGCTGCCGGATGCCAacttctgttgagtgtgtgtgttgccacGACGTcagacaaatcaaacagaaggtAGAAGGCCTGGAAGAGCAGGTAGGCTGCATCACAGCACATCCTGGCTTTCGTACCGTGTGCCTGGACATCTACTGCCTGGAGACCGCATAG